A window of the Burkholderia sp. 9120 genome harbors these coding sequences:
- a CDS encoding zinc-binding alcohol dehydrogenase family protein, translated as MLTVICETPGTLRAEQRTKPEPLDNEVLVRVKRVGVCGTDLHIFTGNQPYLAYPRVMGHELSGLVEQAPVGSGLVAGDPVYVMPYLSCGQCIACRRGKTNCCMNIQVLGVHRDGAFTEYLSVPAQFVHKAEGITLDQAAMVEFLAIGAHAVRRADVKEGERVLVVGAGPIGMAVLTFSTLRGATVTALDTRADRLDFCVQQLGAAAAVQIGQDDKPQLSALTDGDFFDVVFDATGNPKAMERGFEFIAHGGRYVLVSIVADTITFSDPEFHKREATLLGSRNATTEDFDTVVKAMRAGLIPDRALNTHRLALADVPARFATLLDPAGGVVKAIVEC; from the coding sequence ATGCTTACGGTGATATGCGAGACGCCCGGCACACTACGCGCCGAACAACGAACGAAGCCCGAGCCGCTCGACAACGAGGTGCTGGTGCGCGTAAAACGCGTCGGCGTGTGCGGAACCGACCTGCATATTTTTACCGGCAATCAGCCGTATCTGGCTTATCCGCGCGTGATGGGCCACGAGTTGTCCGGTCTCGTCGAACAGGCGCCGGTGGGTAGCGGACTGGTGGCCGGCGATCCGGTCTACGTGATGCCCTACCTGTCGTGCGGGCAATGCATTGCATGCCGACGCGGCAAAACCAATTGCTGCATGAACATTCAGGTGCTCGGCGTGCATCGCGACGGCGCGTTCACCGAATACCTGAGCGTACCCGCGCAGTTCGTTCACAAGGCCGAAGGCATCACGCTCGATCAGGCGGCCATGGTCGAATTCCTCGCGATCGGCGCGCACGCGGTCCGGCGCGCCGACGTGAAAGAAGGCGAGCGCGTGCTCGTGGTGGGGGCGGGCCCGATCGGCATGGCGGTGCTCACGTTTTCGACGCTTCGCGGCGCAACGGTGACGGCACTCGACACGCGCGCCGATCGCCTCGACTTCTGCGTGCAGCAACTCGGCGCCGCCGCCGCGGTGCAGATCGGGCAGGACGACAAGCCGCAACTTTCCGCGCTCACGGACGGTGATTTCTTCGACGTCGTGTTCGATGCAACAGGCAACCCCAAGGCGATGGAACGCGGCTTCGAATTCATCGCGCACGGGGGGCGATATGTGCTGGTGTCGATCGTAGCCGACACCATCACCTTCTCCGATCCCGAGTTTCACAAACGCGAGGCCACCCTGCTCGGCAGCCGCAACGCCACCACCGAGGATTTCGACACGGTGGTCAAGGCCATGCGAGCCGGTTTGATTCCAGACCGCGCGCTCAATACCCACCGGCTCGCGCTCGCCGATGTGCCCGCCAGGTTCGCTACGCTGCTCGACCCGGCGGGCGGCGTCGTGAAAGCCATCGTGGAATGCTAG
- a CDS encoding efflux transporter outer membrane subunit translates to MRTDYRWLPLACLVGAGMSLVMSGCTMGPDFRHPTIAAPDQWTGPAAANPAASVAVAEPIDPAWWNSFGDPLLTELVTQAIQNNLDIKVAAARLAESRAQLGQSRAAEFPTLDGNASYTREFQSPDGVIGLLGGTGSSTPGTSTNGLGGRQGGVPTQGATSSGLPPFNLYQYGFDASWELDLWGRVRRTAENASATAEAQAEARRDAVVSTTAEVARDYLDLRGIQEKLRITRENLAYAQRTVQLTADRAHHGLATDLDVANAQSQAASTAADIPQDEQQQAQLINAIGLLLGEYPQALAARLTAPSAAPVVPPRVPVGLPSELAHRRPDIREAEATLHAATANIGAAKADFFPKITLSGSVAIQATQFTNLGSWGARSYSAGPSLSIPLFEGGQLRATLALREAQQQEAAINYRKTVLSAFKDVDDALTGYAAEQRRRDRLDESVQASRRALELANKRYVRGISNYLDVLTAQKTLLTNEEQLADSTATVTTNLVALYKALGGGWDIAEAKVSDAGQ, encoded by the coding sequence ATGCGCACTGATTATCGATGGCTGCCGCTCGCCTGCCTGGTTGGCGCCGGCATGTCACTGGTCATGTCCGGCTGCACGATGGGGCCGGACTTCAGGCACCCCACTATCGCAGCACCGGATCAGTGGACCGGGCCTGCCGCAGCGAACCCGGCGGCTTCCGTCGCCGTTGCCGAACCGATCGACCCCGCGTGGTGGAATAGCTTTGGCGATCCGCTGCTCACGGAGTTGGTCACGCAGGCGATCCAGAATAATCTGGATATCAAGGTCGCCGCTGCACGGCTGGCCGAGTCCCGGGCGCAACTCGGCCAATCCAGGGCGGCCGAATTCCCGACACTCGACGGGAACGCCTCCTATACCCGTGAGTTCCAGAGCCCGGATGGCGTCATCGGTCTGCTGGGCGGCACGGGAAGTTCGACGCCGGGGACCAGCACGAATGGCCTCGGCGGCCGGCAAGGAGGCGTACCGACGCAGGGCGCGACATCGAGCGGTCTGCCGCCATTCAATCTGTATCAGTATGGATTCGATGCCTCCTGGGAACTCGATCTGTGGGGTCGCGTGCGACGCACCGCCGAGAATGCGAGCGCCACCGCCGAGGCGCAAGCGGAGGCGCGACGTGACGCGGTGGTGTCGACCACGGCGGAAGTCGCGCGCGACTATCTCGACCTGCGTGGCATCCAGGAGAAGCTCCGTATCACCAGAGAGAATCTGGCTTACGCGCAGCGTACCGTCCAGTTGACGGCCGATCGCGCGCACCACGGCTTGGCGACCGATCTCGATGTGGCCAATGCGCAGAGTCAAGCGGCGTCGACAGCGGCAGATATCCCGCAGGACGAGCAGCAGCAGGCCCAGCTCATCAATGCGATCGGGCTGCTGCTGGGCGAGTATCCGCAGGCGCTCGCCGCACGGTTGACCGCGCCGTCGGCCGCACCGGTGGTGCCGCCGCGCGTGCCGGTCGGACTGCCGTCCGAGCTGGCGCACCGTCGACCGGACATACGCGAGGCGGAAGCCACGTTGCATGCAGCGACAGCCAACATTGGCGCCGCCAAGGCAGATTTTTTCCCGAAGATCACCTTGTCCGGCAGCGTGGCGATTCAGGCGACCCAGTTCACCAACCTGGGAAGCTGGGGCGCGCGCAGTTATAGCGCTGGACCTAGTCTGTCGATACCGCTCTTCGAAGGCGGCCAGTTGCGGGCGACGCTTGCCTTGAGAGAGGCGCAGCAGCAGGAGGCTGCCATCAATTATCGCAAGACGGTTTTGTCGGCTTTCAAGGACGTGGACGATGCGCTAACCGGCTATGCCGCGGAGCAACGGCGTCGGGATCGTCTTGATGAAAGCGTGCAGGCGTCACGACGAGCGCTTGAGTTAGCCAATAAGCGCTATGTCAGAGGGATCTCCAATTACCTCGACGTACTGACAGCACAAAAGACCTTGCTCACCAACGAGGAACAACTGGCTGACAGCACGGCGACGGTGACGACCAATCTGGTGGCTTTATACAAAGCCCTGGGGGGCGGCTGGGATATCGCGGAAGCAAAAGTGAGTGACGCAGGGCAATGA
- a CDS encoding DHA2 family efflux MFS transporter permease subunit gives MAATHASLPRSAAGSYNPWLIAVIVSIATFMEVLDTTIANVALRHIAGGLGASQDQSTYITTSYLVSNAIILPISGWLANVVGRKRFYMICVFIFTVSSVACGFATSLPMMIAFRVFQGLGGGGLAPVEQSIFADTFTEEKRPMAFALYGLTVVTAPAIGPMLGGWITENYSWHWVFLINFPVGIVSLVLAGMFVSDSKLVKEERRALLAKGLRIDYFGFVLVAVGFGCLQIVLDKFEREDGFSSPFICWFAAIAAVSLLTLIVWEFKVSQPIVNLRLFKSRAFAISCGVMFAFGFIINSTTQLLPQFTQALLGYDATNAGLTLGLGGLVTLFFMPIAGVVTGRVFQPKWLVMMSLVGTGVALFNAAGLNLNISFWDVSLSRLYQVIWLPFLFIPLSAVQFVGIPPKENNNASALINMMRNLGGSFGVSLVTTQLAWREQFHHARLAEHITPYNGFTTSLSSIASTVEQQASVMSYLDVFIMLGCFALVLAPVCILLPKLPKGAQINAH, from the coding sequence ATGGCCGCCACGCACGCGTCGCTTCCCAGGTCGGCGGCCGGGTCCTACAACCCGTGGCTGATTGCCGTGATCGTCTCCATTGCCACGTTCATGGAAGTGCTCGACACGACCATTGCGAACGTCGCGCTCAGACACATCGCGGGTGGCCTGGGCGCGAGCCAGGACCAGAGCACCTACATCACGACGAGCTATCTGGTGAGCAATGCGATTATTTTGCCGATCAGCGGATGGCTGGCGAATGTGGTGGGACGCAAGCGCTTCTACATGATCTGCGTGTTCATTTTCACGGTCAGCTCGGTGGCGTGCGGGTTTGCGACCTCCTTGCCCATGATGATCGCCTTCCGGGTCTTTCAGGGGCTCGGCGGCGGCGGACTGGCGCCAGTTGAACAGAGTATTTTCGCCGACACGTTCACGGAAGAAAAACGCCCAATGGCTTTCGCGCTATACGGCCTCACCGTCGTCACCGCGCCGGCCATCGGCCCGATGCTCGGCGGCTGGATCACCGAAAACTATTCGTGGCACTGGGTGTTCCTGATCAACTTTCCGGTCGGCATCGTATCCCTCGTGCTCGCCGGCATGTTTGTCAGCGATAGCAAGCTGGTGAAGGAGGAACGACGCGCACTGCTCGCGAAGGGACTACGCATCGACTACTTTGGCTTCGTGCTGGTTGCCGTGGGCTTCGGGTGTCTACAGATCGTGCTCGACAAGTTCGAGCGCGAGGACGGCTTTTCTTCGCCGTTTATCTGCTGGTTCGCGGCCATCGCGGCCGTGTCGCTGCTCACGCTGATTGTCTGGGAGTTCAAGGTCAGCCAGCCGATTGTGAATCTGCGGCTGTTCAAATCGCGCGCCTTTGCGATTAGCTGCGGCGTCATGTTCGCGTTTGGTTTCATCATCAACAGCACGACGCAGCTCCTGCCGCAGTTCACGCAGGCCCTGCTCGGCTATGACGCAACGAACGCGGGGTTGACGCTCGGGTTGGGCGGTCTGGTCACGCTGTTTTTCATGCCCATCGCCGGCGTGGTCACGGGGCGCGTGTTTCAGCCGAAATGGCTTGTCATGATGTCGCTCGTGGGTACCGGCGTCGCGCTCTTCAATGCGGCGGGGCTGAACCTGAACATCAGCTTCTGGGACGTTTCACTGTCGCGGCTGTACCAGGTCATCTGGCTGCCGTTCCTGTTCATCCCGCTGTCCGCCGTGCAATTCGTCGGCATACCGCCCAAAGAAAACAATAACGCTTCGGCGTTGATCAACATGATGCGCAATCTCGGCGGAAGTTTCGGCGTCTCACTGGTGACCACCCAGCTTGCCTGGCGTGAACAGTTTCACCATGCGCGGCTCGCCGAACATATCACGCCCTATAACGGCTTTACCACGTCGCTCAGTTCGATTGCCTCGACCGTCGAGCAGCAAGCGTCCGTCATGAGTTACCTCGACGTCTTCATCATGCTGGGCTGCTTTGCGCTGGTGCTCGCCCCGGTTTGTATTCTGTTACCCAAGCTGCCAAAGGGAGCTCAGATCAATGCGCACTGA
- a CDS encoding D-mannonate oxidoreductase: MTQPILQFGTSRFLQAHVDLFISQALESGDALGGIVVVQTTENAESTARVAALASGRPYPVRIRGLLGGKVVDETLAGRAILQAVHARTDWARIREAVRGPVQIIVSNTGDRGYQLDKRDDAYDLTAATHVPHSFPAKLAALLYARWQSQPNAPLSLFPCELLEKNGEMLRAIVVGLASQRHVPREFIRYLTGHCVWANSLVDRIVSESISPVGAVAEPYALWAIERQPRLQVPCAHASIVLTDDLKHVEQLKLFLLNLGHTFLAERWLLDARPQDETVYHAMQDPALRNQLEAVWMDEVIPVFEAQGKREDALAYLDEVRERFMNPFLHHRIADIAQNHVQKKQRRIVPLLELATSLAAGRGTWIPQARLRLATKTGSAQG; encoded by the coding sequence TTGACCCAGCCGATCCTGCAATTCGGCACGAGCCGATTCCTGCAGGCGCATGTCGACCTGTTTATCTCGCAGGCGCTCGAGTCGGGCGATGCGCTCGGCGGCATCGTGGTCGTACAAACCACCGAGAACGCGGAGAGCACAGCGCGGGTCGCCGCGCTTGCAAGCGGGCGGCCTTACCCCGTCCGAATCCGCGGATTACTTGGCGGCAAGGTGGTCGACGAAACGCTCGCCGGCCGTGCGATCCTTCAGGCCGTCCATGCGCGAACAGACTGGGCGCGAATCCGCGAGGCCGTCCGCGGTCCCGTGCAGATCATCGTGTCGAACACGGGAGACCGCGGCTACCAACTCGATAAGCGCGACGATGCCTACGACCTAACCGCCGCAACGCACGTGCCGCACAGTTTTCCGGCCAAACTGGCGGCCCTGTTGTACGCGCGTTGGCAAAGCCAGCCCAACGCACCGCTCTCGCTTTTTCCCTGCGAACTGCTCGAAAAAAATGGCGAAATGCTGAGGGCGATCGTGGTAGGACTTGCATCGCAACGACACGTGCCTCGTGAATTCATTCGCTATCTGACCGGGCATTGCGTGTGGGCCAATTCGCTAGTCGACCGGATCGTGTCCGAGTCGATCAGTCCCGTGGGCGCCGTTGCGGAGCCTTACGCGCTGTGGGCCATCGAGAGGCAACCACGCTTGCAGGTGCCCTGCGCCCATGCGTCGATCGTGCTGACCGACGACCTGAAGCATGTCGAGCAGCTCAAACTATTTTTGCTGAACCTCGGACACACGTTCCTCGCCGAACGCTGGCTGCTCGATGCCCGACCGCAAGACGAGACGGTCTACCACGCCATGCAGGATCCCGCGCTACGCAACCAACTCGAGGCGGTCTGGATGGACGAGGTGATACCGGTGTTCGAGGCGCAGGGAAAGCGGGAGGATGCGCTTGCGTATCTGGACGAGGTGCGCGAGCGCTTCATGAATCCGTTTCTCCATCACAGGATTGCCGATATCGCGCAGAACCATGTCCAGAAAAAACAACGGCGAATCGTGCCCCTGCTGGAACTGGCTACATCGCTCGCGGCTGGCAGGGGGACCTGGATTCCGCAGGCGCGGTTAAGGTTGGCGACGAAAACGGGCTCAGCACAGGGCTAG
- a CDS encoding TetR/AcrR family transcriptional regulator — MAGEVEERILDAATSMFLEYGFAGASLERIAEKASASKATVYSRYAGKEALFADVVRRSVERSMRIIQESPQFDSLLERLTYATRALVTRLLSDEVIGLIRMVVADAPRFPLLAQLAHERGRLRSIEAVTAVITEHSGQPRDARTRAAVKRNARILATQMLDAIVAPLMMRAMLGQDLEALRGEIRSHINQTLAIFVAANALEPFL; from the coding sequence ATGGCGGGCGAGGTCGAAGAGCGGATTCTCGATGCCGCGACGTCGATGTTTCTCGAGTATGGTTTTGCCGGGGCATCGTTGGAGCGGATTGCCGAGAAGGCGTCCGCCAGCAAGGCCACGGTTTATAGCCGCTACGCGGGGAAGGAAGCGCTTTTCGCCGACGTGGTGAGACGAAGCGTGGAACGCAGCATGCGGATCATCCAGGAGTCACCGCAATTCGATTCGTTGCTGGAACGGCTGACCTATGCCACCCGGGCGCTGGTGACGCGTCTGTTGAGTGACGAGGTGATCGGACTGATCAGAATGGTCGTGGCGGATGCGCCGAGATTCCCATTGCTCGCTCAGTTGGCGCACGAACGAGGCCGCTTGCGCTCGATCGAAGCGGTCACGGCGGTGATTACGGAGCATTCGGGGCAGCCCCGCGACGCGCGAACCCGGGCGGCGGTCAAGCGCAATGCGCGGATTCTGGCAACTCAGATGCTGGATGCCATCGTGGCGCCGCTCATGATGCGGGCCATGCTAGGACAGGATCTGGAAGCCTTGCGTGGAGAGATTCGCTCCCACATCAATCAGACGCTAGCCATCTTCGTGGCGGCGAACGCGCTCGAGCCGTTTCTTTGA
- a CDS encoding HlyD family secretion protein → MGTLPGRYRYRWNCVSSCCLWGKLFSDYHNILNRTVRYRSIVVSGLSAQFLEKPMAGSESDKETPSGVQDPERAEANEVPASPGRKRLNLLIGATVLTVVVVAGLSYWLHSRHYESTDDAFIDSNQSQIASQISGRVIELLVADNQHVDKGQPILRIDPRDYQVKLEQSEAQEANAVAQVAQARADLTVQVANLAQQEAQVRVSEADLVQAKQDLARYLGSDPAAITRQQLDQSQASAKSSQAKLDSARQAVTAAQAQIVSQQTKIDAAQASVRQIHADVDNARLQLSYTDVVAPQAGKITKRTVNLGNYVTPGQALVAVVPNDMWVTANFKETQLIHMKVGQPVDVTVDAYPDTVLHAHVESLQRGTGSVFSSLPAENATGNYVKVVQRLPVKIVFDGDDWRKLPLAPGLSVDPRVTVQ, encoded by the coding sequence ATGGGCACGCTACCTGGCCGCTATCGCTATCGTTGGAACTGCGTTTCATCGTGCTGCCTGTGGGGAAAATTATTTTCAGATTATCACAATATTTTAAATAGAACGGTACGGTACCGTTCTATTGTAGTATCCGGCTTATCCGCCCAATTTCTGGAGAAACCGATGGCCGGCAGTGAGAGTGACAAAGAAACGCCGTCCGGGGTGCAAGATCCCGAACGCGCGGAGGCTAACGAGGTGCCAGCCAGCCCAGGGCGCAAGCGCCTGAACCTGCTGATCGGCGCAACGGTACTGACCGTGGTCGTCGTTGCAGGCCTGTCGTACTGGCTGCACAGCAGGCATTATGAAAGCACGGACGACGCATTTATCGACAGCAACCAGAGCCAGATTGCGTCCCAGATCAGCGGGCGCGTAATCGAATTGCTGGTCGCCGATAACCAGCACGTCGACAAGGGTCAGCCCATCCTGCGAATCGACCCGCGAGACTATCAGGTCAAACTCGAACAGTCGGAAGCCCAGGAAGCGAACGCCGTTGCGCAGGTCGCGCAGGCCCGCGCCGATCTCACCGTACAGGTCGCCAATCTCGCGCAGCAGGAAGCGCAGGTGCGCGTGTCCGAGGCCGACCTCGTGCAGGCGAAGCAGGACCTGGCGCGCTACCTCGGCTCGGATCCCGCAGCCATCACGCGCCAGCAACTCGACCAGAGCCAGGCGAGCGCCAAGAGTTCGCAAGCCAAGCTCGACAGTGCCAGGCAGGCCGTCACTGCGGCTCAGGCGCAAATCGTTTCGCAACAGACCAAAATCGATGCGGCACAAGCGTCCGTGCGCCAGATCCACGCCGATGTCGACAACGCCAGATTGCAGTTGAGCTATACGGACGTGGTTGCCCCACAGGCGGGCAAGATCACGAAAAGAACCGTGAATCTGGGCAACTATGTAACGCCCGGCCAGGCGCTGGTCGCGGTGGTCCCTAACGACATGTGGGTGACAGCCAATTTCAAGGAAACGCAACTTATCCATATGAAGGTTGGGCAGCCGGTCGACGTCACCGTCGACGCCTACCCGGATACGGTGCTGCACGCGCACGTCGAGAGCCTGCAGCGCGGCACCGGCTCGGTGTTCAGCAGCCTGCCCGCTGAAAATGCCACGGGCAATTACGTCAAAGTCGTTCAGCGCCTGCCCGTGAAAATCGTCTTCGACGGCGACGACTGGCGCAAGCTACCGCTAGCGCCGGGGTTGTCGGTCGACCCACGCGTCACGGTGCAATGA
- a CDS encoding ABC transporter substrate-binding protein, with translation MRTFQLSLLAATLALATGLAHAAGGEIAVIVKTSSSNYWQNVQKGAAAAIGDAKGYTMTFQGPATETAIADEVNMVENAVNRKVAGIVLAPSDPDALVPAVKKAWEAHIPVVIIDSALADSGKQYYQSFLSTDNKKAGELCAKALIDRIGQTGKIAIMSYVAGAGSEIGRVGGFRDYLKAHSQLQVVGPFYSNSQMATALNQTTDTLTANPDLKGIFGANEPTAVGMGRALEQSGKAGKVIAIGFDGNQDLQGFVKDGTLAATAVQGSYQMGDLGVKTVISLIEKKPVPKDRDTGVVIVTKDNIDQPVAKNVLY, from the coding sequence ATGCGCACATTTCAACTGAGCCTGCTGGCCGCCACGCTGGCGCTGGCAACCGGACTTGCCCACGCCGCCGGCGGCGAAATCGCGGTCATCGTCAAGACCTCGAGTTCCAACTACTGGCAAAACGTCCAGAAAGGCGCCGCCGCGGCGATAGGCGACGCAAAAGGCTACACGATGACATTCCAGGGTCCCGCGACCGAGACGGCGATTGCCGACGAAGTCAACATGGTCGAGAACGCCGTGAATCGCAAGGTCGCCGGCATCGTGCTGGCACCGTCCGATCCCGATGCCCTGGTGCCTGCCGTCAAGAAAGCCTGGGAGGCACACATACCGGTCGTGATCATCGACTCGGCATTGGCCGACTCCGGCAAGCAGTATTACCAGTCGTTCCTGTCGACCGATAACAAGAAAGCCGGCGAGCTATGCGCGAAGGCATTGATCGACCGGATCGGCCAGACCGGCAAGATTGCGATCATGTCGTACGTTGCGGGCGCGGGCTCGGAGATCGGCCGGGTCGGCGGCTTCCGCGACTACCTGAAGGCGCATTCCCAACTTCAGGTGGTTGGACCGTTCTACTCGAACTCGCAGATGGCGACCGCGCTGAACCAGACCACCGACACGCTCACCGCCAATCCGGATCTCAAAGGCATTTTCGGCGCGAATGAACCGACTGCGGTCGGCATGGGCCGCGCGCTCGAGCAGTCGGGCAAGGCCGGCAAAGTGATCGCGATCGGCTTCGACGGCAATCAGGACCTGCAAGGCTTCGTCAAGGACGGCACGCTCGCCGCCACCGCCGTACAGGGCTCGTATCAGATGGGCGATCTCGGCGTGAAAACGGTGATCAGCCTGATCGAGAAAAAGCCTGTGCCGAAGGACCGCGACACGGGCGTCGTGATCGTGACGAAAGACAACATCGACCAGCCGGTTGCAAAGAACGTGCTGTATTGA